A genomic stretch from Lathyrus oleraceus cultivar Zhongwan6 chromosome 2, CAAS_Psat_ZW6_1.0, whole genome shotgun sequence includes:
- the LOC127121821 gene encoding linoleate 9S-lipoxygenase, with protein IELGYPFLRKINATDTKTYATRTIIFLQNDGTLKPLAIELSKPHPQADSFGPVSKVYMPVSEGVEASIWFLAKAFVVVNDATHHQLCSQWLNTHAVVEPFIIATNRHLSVVHPIHKLLLPHYRDTMNINVLARNVLVNAEGIIESTFLGGAYSVEMSSFVYKDWVFTEQGLPHDLLKRGVAVEDPTSPQCLHLLIEDYPYAVDGLDIWVAIKLWVEEYVNFYYKSDAAIVQDSELQAFWKEVVEVGHGDLKNATWWFKMQNRVELIEACAILIWIASALHAAVNFGQYPYGGYILNRPTKSRRLMPEKGSAEYDEVSKNFQKAYLKTITPKNDALTDLTILEVLSRHASDEQYLGQRNEGELWTSDSLPLESFKRFGRKLAEIEQKLIGRNNDESLRNRYGPVKMPYTLLYPSSEEGLTCRGIPNSISI; from the exons ATTGAGCTTGGATATCCATTTTTAAGGAAAATAAATGCAACTGATACAAAGACATATGCCACTAGAACCATCATTTTCTTGCAAAATGATGGAACTTTGAAGCCATTGGCCATTGAGCTAAGTAAGCCACACCCTCAAGCTGATAGTTTTGGTCCTGTTAGTAAAGTTTACATGCCTGTAAGCGAAGGTGTTGAAGCTTCAATTTGGTTCCTTGCCAAGGCTTTCGTTGTTGTAAATGACGCCACCCATCACCAACTTTGTAGCCAATG GTTGAACACTCACGCTGTTGTTGAGCCATTCATCATAGCAACAAATAGACATCTCAGTGTGGTTCACCCTATTCATAAACTTTTGCTTCCACATTACCGTGACACAATGAACATCAATGTACTTGCTAGAAATGTGTTGGTCAATGCAGAGGGTATTATAGAATCAACATTCTTGGGTGGAGCATATTCTGTGGAAATGTCTTCTTTTGTATACAAAGATTGGGTTTTCACTGAGCAAGGATTGCCTCATGATCTACTCAAAAG GGGAGTGGCTGTTGAAGATCCAACTTCACCGCAGTGTCTTCATCTTCTGATAGAGGATTACCCTTATGCTGTTGATGGGCTAGATATATGGGTTGCTATTAAGTTATGGGTTGAAGAATATGTGAACTTCTACTACAAGTCAGATGCTGCTATTGTGCAAGATTCTGAACTCCAAGCATTCTGGAAAGAAGTTGTTGAGGTGGGTCATGGTGACTTGAAGAATGCAACATGGTGGTTTAAGATGCAAAACCGTGTAGAGTTGATTGAAGCTTGCGCCATCCTCATATGGATAGCTTCGGCACTTCATGCCGCTGTTAATTTTGGACAATATCCATATGGAGGATACATCCTTAATCGGCCAACTAAAAGTAGAAGATTAATGCCTGAAAAAGGGTCTGCTGAATATGATGAGGTTTCTAAGAATTTTCAGAAGGCGTATTTGAAAACAATCACACCAAAAAATGATGCCCTTACTGACCTAACAATCTTAGAGGTCTTGTCAAGGCATGCTTCGGATGAGCAGTACCTTGGACAGAGAAATGAAGGTGAGCTTTGGACTTCTGATTCACTGCCATTAGAGTCATTCAAGAGGTTTGGAAGGAAGTTAGCTGAAATTGAGCAAAAGCTCATTGGAAGGAACAATGATGAGTCGTTGAGGAATCGATATGGGCCAGTGAAGATGCCTTACACATTGCTCTATCCTTCTAGCGAGGAAGGATTGACTTGCAGAGGCATTCCCAATAGTATCTCTATCTAA